Proteins encoded within one genomic window of Triticum aestivum cultivar Chinese Spring chromosome 2D, IWGSC CS RefSeq v2.1, whole genome shotgun sequence:
- the LOC123055109 gene encoding uncharacterized protein, which translates to MPLRPPSSPRLKDLPTQPGGAARLIHGAARAHELPRSRRPRDPPSPPPHEEEEHLAEPGSSSAQTLQAPSLNESLGASASEETCVTVTSSALSQSEAVAQYTIVPAPGSPILSRLPRDWGLQFYIRVDLSGSFHIYPHLGGPFKSLQEADNAIDRHLLDRQVTKMCPEQGSVSRLDKVVQRCLYWPDGRRKKRSKSHVVEQSHNRMCLLAQALVDKYNENHNLCGDLANEFKDVVQYQSICENRVWYYHLNITTRAKGADGFSHGIDDVFFAEVKRERQGQHEELVVSCFCMLKPADNGCCYGCTNNGSPDMKHPSITDKYTAGHLNAYLPFGCRREFSDSDDEEEAEAKLRDMYEGLDEPDFLEKLFTFPTYVTLRKDRKGT; encoded by the exons ATGCCCCTCCGTCCCCCAAGCAGCCCCCGGCTCAAGGACCTCCCGACTCAACCCGGCGGTGCAGCGCGGTTGATCCATGGTGCAGCCCGTGCCCACGAGCTCCCCCGGAGCCGGAGACCCCGCGACCCGCCGTCCCCTCCACC GCACGAGGAGGAGGAGCATCTTGCTGAACCTGGATCATCATCTGCACAAACTCTGCAAGCACCGTCCTTGAATGAGTCGCTCGGCGCTTCGGCGTCGGAGGAAACGTGTGTCACTGTCACTTCCTCCGCCCTTTCGCAGTCAGAGGCGGTAGCCCAATACACAATAGTTCCTGCCCCTGGTTCACCTATTTTGTCCCGGCTACCGCGTGACTGGGGGCTCCAATTCTACATCAGGGTGGATCTTTCAGGATCTTTCCACATATATCCTCATTTGGGTGGGCCATTCAAGAGCTTACAGGAAGCCGACAATGCTATCGACCGCCATCTTCTTGATCGCCAGGTCACCAAAAT GTGCCCGGAGCAAGGCAGCGTTTCTCGGCTGGATAAGGTCGTACAGCGATGTCTTTACTGGCCTGATGGCAGAAGGAAGAAGCGTTCAAAATCTCATGTGGTTGAGCAAAGCCATAATCGAATGTGCCTATTGGCTCAAGCTTTAGTAGACAAGTATAACGAGAATCACAACCTTTGTGGG GATCTAGCAAATGAGTTCAAAGACGTTGTGCAATATCAATCAATTTGTGAGAACCGTGTGTGGTACTATCACCTCAATATCACTACAAGGGCTAAAGGAGCTGATGGTTTCTCCCATGGCATCGACGATGTATTCTTCGCGGAAGTCAAACGTGAGCGACAGGGACAACATGAAGAATTGGTGGTCAGCTGTTTCTGCATGCTCAAACCGGCTGATAATG GTTGCTGCTATGGTTGTACCAACAATGGATCTCCTGATATGAAGCACCCCAGCATTACTGACAAATACACTGCTGGTCACTTGAACGCGTATCTGCCATTTGGATGCCGTAGGGAGTTTAGCGACTCCGATGATGAG GAGGAAGCTGAGGCTAAGCTAAGAGATATGTATGAG GGCCTTGATGAGCCAGACTTTCTGGAGAAACTCTTCACATTTCCCACTTATGTAACTCTGAGGAAAGACAGGAAGGGAACCTGA
- the LOC123055110 gene encoding phosphatidylinositol 4-phosphate 5-kinase 9, with protein sequence MAAPAASNHHLQATTAHPSQSHQNQPNFRANSATTAAGLRVRDITLPNGDVYSGTLSSSQQVPEGTGQYVWAGGSCCVYEGGWRRGTRHGHGRTLWPSGAVYEGEYSAGFVDGEGTYLAGPCTSSSSSSSSYKGQWKLDRKHGHGLQTYPNGDTFDGSWVQGQMEGHGRYTWANGNSYVGTMRNGTMFGKGVLTWSATGDSFQGNWLDGAMHGYGLYTWEDGGCYLGTWTRGFKDGKGTFYPKNCRVPAAHQLYINDLRSRGVLPDISKNVLQQQRSSSSFDTNQEPAGPPGPKLSLRNLSFERPPTKKPSLQRRWSIGVAIKIIGNESSSETQKQGCDEDIAGCSSLPILEREYAQGVLISEVVLNKSCLDSSKKLSRRQSRAAKDVKRPGEMIIKGHRSYDLMLCLQLGIRYTVGKITPIQRREVQASDFGPKASFWMNFPTKGTRLTPAHRAVDFKWKDYCPVVFRNLREMFKLDTADYMISISGSDALRELSSPGKSGSMFFLSQDDRFMIKTLRKSEVQVLLRMLRDYYRHVHTYDNTLVTKFFGLHRVKPSSGQKFRFVVMGNMFCTELRIHQRFDLKGSSLGRSTDKVKIDENTTLKDLDLNYSFYLEPSWRDALLKQIEIDSEFLKNQGIMDYSLLLGFHYRARQSLLRGGSLPESILQDNKLAVLSEQDAMEDDSAYNYREGLVLVQRGSNQDGKVAVGPHIRGSRLRSSSACYEEVDLLLPGTARLQIQLGVNMPARAEKEEKQEDGGKSLCQVYDVVLYIGIIDILQEYSMRKKVEHAYKSVKYNPLSISVVEPRSYSERFLNFIHTVFPENAPNQ encoded by the exons ATGGCAGCCCCTGCTGCCAGCAACCACCACCTTCAGGCAACAACAGCACACCCATCCCAGTCCCACCAAAACCAACCCAACTTCAGAGCAAActcagcaacaacagcagcaggcCTCAGGGTCAGAGACATCACGCTACCCAATGGCGACGTCTACTCCGGCACCCTATCATCATCACAGCAAGTGCCCGAGGGCACGGGCCAGTACGTCTGGGCCGGCGGCAGCTGCTGCGTGTACGAGGGCGGCTGGAGGAGGGGGACGAGGCACGGCCATGGCAGGACCCTCTGGCCCTCCGGGGCCGTCTACGAGGGCGAGTACTCCGCCGGGTTCGTGGACGGCGAGGGGACCTACCTCGCCGGCccctgcaccagctcctcttcatcatcatcatcctacaAGGGGCAGTGGAAGCTGGACCGCAAGCACGGCCACGGGCTCCAGACATACCCCAACGGGGACACATTCGATGGCTCCTGGGTGCAGGGTCAGATGGAGGGCCATGGCAGGTACACTTGGGCCAACGGCAACAGCTACGTCGGCACCATGAGGAACGGCACCATGTTCGGCAAGGGGGTGCTCACATGGAGCGCCACCGGGGACTCGTTTCAGGGGAACTGGCTCGACGGCGCGATGCACGGGTACGGGCTCTACACCTGGGAGGACGGCGGGTGCTACCTCGGGACGTGGACCAGGGGGTTCAAGGATGGAAAAGGCACATTCTATCCTAAGAATTGCAGAGTTCCCGCGGCCCACCAGCTCTACATCAACGATCTGAGGAGCAGGGGCGTGCTACCCGACATCTCAAAAAATGTCCTTCAGCAGCAGCGGTCCTCTTCCTCCTTCGACACGAATCAAGAGCCTGCTGGACCACCAGGTCCAAAGTTGTCCTTGAGAAACCTGAGCTTCGAGCGGCCTCCAACAAAGAAGCCGTCTCTGCAAAGGCGCTGGAGTATCGGAGTGGCCATCAAGATCATCGGTAACGAGTCAAGTTCTGAAACACAAAAACAAGGCTGTGATGAAGACATTGCTGGTTGTTCTAGCCTCCCGATACTGGAAAGGGAGTACGCGCAGGGCGTTCTGATCAGCGAGGTCGTGTTGAACAAGAGCTGCCTGGACTCGTCCAAGAAACTGAGTCGGCGACAGAGCAGGGCGGCCAAGGATGTCAAAAGGCCCGGGGAGATGATCATCAAAGGGCACAGGAGCTATGATCTGATGCTCTGCCTGCAGCTTGGAATCAG GTACACGGTTGGAAAGATTACACCGATTCAGAGGCGTGAAGTGCAAGCCTCTGATTTCGGCCCCAAGGCCAGCTTCTGGATGAACTTCCCCACAAAAGGAACACGGCTTACTCCTGCACACCGTGCTGTCGATTTTAAGTGGAAGGACTACTGTCCAGTGGTCTTCAG AAATTTGAGGGAGATGTTCAAGCTTGATACAGCCGATTACATGATTTCCATTTCTGGAAGTGACGCACTTAGGGAGCTGTCTTCTCCTGGAAAGAGTGGAAGTATGTTTTTCTTATCGCAAGATGACCGCTTCATGATCAAGACTCTTCGGAAATCAGAAGTGCAG GTTCTTTTGCGTATGCTTCGAGACTATTACCGCCATGTCCATACTTATGATAACACGCTCGTGACTAAGTTTTTTGGCCTCCACCGGGTGAAACCTTCCAGCGGGCAAAAG TTCAGATTTGTAGTGATGGGCAACATGTTCTGCACAGAACTTAGAATCCATCAAAGATTCGATTTGAAAGGTTCATCCTTAGGCAGATCTACTGACAAAGTTAAAATCGACGAGAACACGACGCTGAAAGACTTGGATCTGAACTATTCATTTTATCTTGAACCTTCTTGGCGGGATGCTTTGCTTAA GCAGATTGAGATCGACAGCGAATTTCTGAAGAATCAGGGCATAATGGACTACAGCTTGCTTCTTGGTTTCCATTACCGGGCTCGCCAAAGCCTTCTAAGAGGGGGGTCGTTGCCTGAAAGCATTTTGCAAGATAACAAACTAGCCGTTCTTTCGGAACAAG ATGCCATGGAGGATGATTCCGCCTATAACTACCGTGAAGGGCTGGTTTTGGTGCAGCGAGGCAGCAACCAAGATGGTAAAGTCGCTGTCGGCCCTCACATAAGGGGGAGCCGCCTGCGGTCGTCGTCTGCTTGTTATGAGGAAGTGGATCTCCTGCTTCCAGGCACAGCAAG GCTTCAGATCCAACTAGGAGTGAACATGCCGGCGAGAGCGGAGAAAGAAGAGAAACAGGAAGATGGAGGCAAATCGCTCTGTCAGGTGTACGATGTGGTGCTCTACATAGGGATCATCGACATCCTGCAGGAGTACAGCATGAGGAAGAAGGTCGAGCACGCCTACAAGTCCGTCAAGTACAACCCCTTGTCGATATCCGTCGTCGAGCCCCGGTCCTACTCGGAGCGCTTCCTCAACTTCATCCACACCGTCTTCCCGGAAAACGCACCAAACCAATAA